A window of the Helianthus annuus cultivar XRQ/B chromosome 4, HanXRQr2.0-SUNRISE, whole genome shotgun sequence genome harbors these coding sequences:
- the LOC110933394 gene encoding uncharacterized mitochondrial protein AtMg00860-like — MKWVSPKTPTEVRSFLGLAGYYRRFIQDFSRIVLPLTKLTRKKEKFVWGKDQEEAVRVLKEKLSSSPVLTLPDGTEDLVIYSDASHQGLGCVLMQKGKVIAYASRQLKLHEGN; from the coding sequence ATGAAGTGGGTTTCCCCAAAAACTCCAACTGAAGTAAGGAGCTTTCTAGGCCTTGCTGGCTATTATAGAAGGTTTATACAAGACTTTTCAAGAATAGTGTTACCCTTAACAAAGTTGACGAGGAAGAAAGAGAAGTTTGTGTGGGGAAAAGATCAAGAAGAAGCCGTTCGAGTGTTAAAAGAAAAGTTGTCTAGTTCTCCGGTTTTGACACTCCCAGATGGAACGGAAGATTTGGTTATCTATTCGGATGCTTCACATCAAGGTTTAGGATGTGTTTTAATGCAAAAAGGAAAGGTTATCGCGTATGCATCGAGACAACTTAAACTGCATGAAGGAAACTAG
- the LOC110933393 gene encoding uncharacterized protein LOC110933393 encodes MAPYELLYGRKCRTPIYWGEVGQRELVPNDMIALTNEKIDLIRVRLKATQDRQKAYADKRRRPIEFQVGEFVLLKVSPWKGIIRFRKRGKLGPRYIGPFKILARVGKVAYRLELSSTLDGIHNTFHLSQLRKCLADEMAFVPLNDIELDEGLNYFERPIAIKDVKVKNL; translated from the coding sequence ATGGCTCCCTATGAACTATTATACGGAAGGAAATGTAGGACTCCCATATATTGGGGCGAAGTTGGACAAAGAGAACTTGTGCCTAATGATATGATAGCGTTGACTAACGAAAAGATCGATCTTATTAGAGTTCGACTGAAGGCGACTCAAGATCGGCAAAAGGCTTATGCGGACAAGAGAAGACGTCCTAttgagtttcaagttggagagtTTGTTCTACTGAAGGTATCTCCATGGAAGGGCATAATCCGTTTTCGTAAACGGGGTAAATTGGGTCCCCGTTATATTGGACCGTTTAAAATTTTGGCTCGAGTCGGGAAGGTTGCATACCGTCTAGAGTTGTCGTCTACACTAGACGGGATTCACAATACCTTCCACTTGTCGCAATTAAGGAAGTGCCTTGCAGATGAAATGGCGTTTGTGCCTCTTAACGACATTGAATTGGATGAGGGGTTAAATTATTTCGAAAGACCGATAGCCATTAAAGATGTTAAAGTAAAGAATCTTTGA
- the LOC110933392 gene encoding uncharacterized protein LOC110933392, translated as MTDTGNIDDAEVARQEAFDNKVMEAAEKVIHANLPKLAQEVESRVLGVVDAMMTSKIEELKEMIEGSRSKSKERSQCDKEDQVMFAIGQLTFQVKDWWDAYSKEVGEDKLQVMTWQEFKEPFMRYHCPQSAIDKIHVDFLCLRQKNETINEITNTFLDKMKFCGDFVKTERMKINRFYGILKAEFREFITPSKCETLDKLINWARDRELEIKRQEERGEKRSTEKGTNASPSKKARFQDQGRKDKPKGGITPCKTCGKLYTGECLLGKKGCYKCGDEGHQYYKCPNNPKTCFNCFQKGHVKSECPKL; from the exons ATGACGGACACAGGGAATATAGATGATGCCGAAGTAGCACGACAAGAAGCATTTGATAATAAGGTTATGGAAGCGGCAGAAAAGGTTATACATGCTAACCTTCCCAAGTTAGCTCAAGAAGTCGAAAGTCGTGTCCTAGGGGTAGTAGATGCAATGATGACTAGTAAGATTGAGGAATTAAAGGAGATGATTGAAGGATCTAGAAGTAAAAGCAAGGAACGAAG TCAGTGTGATaaggaagatcaagtgatgttcgCTATTGGTCAGCTCACCTTCCAAGTGAAGGATTGGTGGGATGCTTATAGTAAGGAAGTTGGTGAAGACAAGCTACAAGTGATGACTTGGCAAGAATTCAAGGAACCTTTTATGAGATATCACTGTCCTCAGTCAGCCATTGATAAGATTCATGTGGATTTCTTATGCCTCCGACAGAAAAACGAGACGATAAACGAAATAACAAACACCTtcttggataagatgaagttctgcGGAGATTTTGTGAAGACGGAAAGAATGAAGATCAATCGTTTTTATGGTATACTAAAGGCAGAATTTAGGGAGTTCATCACTCCCTCAAAATGTGAAACCCTTGATAAGCTTATTAATTGGGCTCGGGATAGAGAACTTGAGATTAAAAGACAGGAGGAACGTGGGGAAAAGAGGTCGACAGAAAAAGGGACAAATGCAAGTCCTTCTAAAAAGGCGAGGTTCCAAGATCAGGGAAGGAAGGATAAGCCGAAGGGTGGTATTACTCCTTGCAAGACATGTGGGAAACTTTATACTGGGGAATGCCTTTTAGGAAAGAAGgggtgctacaaatgtggtgatGAAGGACACCAGTATTATAAATGCCCTAACAATCCGAAGACTTGTTTCAACTGCTTTCAAAAGGGGCATGTTAAGTCGGAGTGTCCTAAACTTTAG
- the LOC110933391 gene encoding uncharacterized protein LOC110933391 has protein sequence MSFISSEVENHPSFKIEKMPVPLEVEIPDTKSYLLHEVCRNCKLMIEDEEFDIDLVPMILGEFKVIVGMDWMARHHAEIKCKSKTVLIQSPSGKQLEIQGERNVEAKLCTIVQAVKYVLNGSRAYLAYVLDTNQSLATFEDVAIVNEFPDIFPEELPRLPPEREIEFRIELNLGAKPVAKAPYSEAEHARHLREVLETLRKEKLYAKFSKCAFWLREVQFLAHVINSKGVLVDPSKIEAVMKLVSPKTPTKVRSFLGLAGYYISYHSGIQMAPYELLYERKCRTPVYWGEVGQRELAPNDLIVLTNEKIDLIKARLKAAQDRQKAYADKRRRPIEFQVGEYVLLKVAYRLELPSTLDGIHNTFHVSQLRKCLADKTAFVPLDDIELDEGLSYVERPIAIKDVKVKNLRNKAVRQVLVQWQHRKGSELTWEAEDEMRKHYPFLFGH, from the exons ATGTCTTTCATTTCAAGTGAAGTAGAAAATCATCCCTCATTTAAGATTGAAAAAATGCCGGTGCCTTTAGAGGTAGAAATACCCGATACTAAGAGCTATTTATTGCACGAAGTTTGTAGAAATTGTAAGCTTATGATTGAAGATGAAGAATTTGATATTGATCTCGTACCAATGATTTTGGGGGAATTTAAGGtgatagtgggtatggattggatgGCCCGACACCATGCGGAGATTAAGTGTAAAAGTAAGACCGTGCTTATCCAATCTCCGAGTGGAAAACAACTAGAAATTCAAGGGGAAAGAAACGTAGAAGCGAAATTATGTACCATTGTTCAAGCCGTTAAGTATGTACTTAACGGGAGCAGAGCATACCTAGCTTATGTACTAGACACTAATCAAAGTCTTGCTACGTTCGAAGATGTCGCGATCGTGAACGAATTCCCAGACATATTTCCAGAGGAATTACCGAGGCTCCCTCCCGAACGTGAAATAGAGTTCCGAATTGAGCTGAATCTGGGTGCGAAACCGGTAGCTAAAGCTCCATACAG CGAGGCCGAACATGCGAGACACCTACGAGAAGTACTTGAAACACTCCGTAAGGAGAAactctatgcaaagttctcaaagtgtgccTTTTGGCTCAGAGAGGTGCAGTTTCTCGCCCACGTAATAAACTCGAAAGGTGTCTTGGTTGATCCATCGAAGATTGAGGCGGTAATGAAGTTGGTTTCCCCAAAAACTCCAACTAAAGTAAGGAGCTTTCTAGGCCTTGCTGGCTATTATATAAG ctatcatagtGGTATTCAAATGGCTCCCTATGAACTATTATACGAAAGGAAATGTAGGACTCCCGTATATTGGGGTGAAGTTGGACAAAGAGAACTTGCGCCTAATGATCTGATAGTGTTGACTAACGAAAAGATCGATCTTATTAAAGCTCGACTGAAGGCCGCTCAAGATAGGCAAAAGGCTTATGCGGACAAGAGAAGACGTCCTAttgagtttcaagttggagaaTATGTTCTACTGAAG GTTGCATACCGTTTAGAGTTGCCGTCTACACTAGACGGGATTCACAATACCTTCCACGTGTCGCAATTAAGGAAGTGCCTTGCAGATAAAACGGCGTTTGTGCCTCTTGACGACATTGAATTGGATGAGGGGTTAAGTTATGTCGAAAGACCGATAGCCATTAAAGATGTTAAAGTAAAGAATCTTCGAAATAAGGCCGTTAGACAAGTCTTAGTGCAATGGCAACACCGGAAGGGATCGGAACTTACATGGGAAGCGGAAGATGAAATGCGAAAGCACTACCCTTTTCTCTTCGGACATTAG